ATCATCCAAACAATCTCAATAAAAAATTGAGACAATCCACACAAAAAAAAGACAATCTCaataaaatcaaatcaaaatgtCAAACTTAAATCATCCAAAATAACAAATAGGAGCCAAATTGTCcaaatttcaacaacaaaaacGCAATAAAATAGGGCAAATAATGATGAactagcaaaaagaaaaaaagcaaACGCAATATGATAACAGTAATTTGATTATACCAGTAACTAGCAAAAATTAcgcaaagaagaagaagaagttgagCAAATATGATATCATATGAACGTCATATATGAGCAAATATGTGCGATTTGATCAAATTTCAGGCAAACTCAAGCAAATTTCAGACAAACTCAACCAAATTTCAGATTAACTCAACCAAAACacataaaattagggtttatgaaCATCGAAATTGAAGATGGAGAGGGAGAGAGGAGAAAATGAGAGATTTaggggagagaaagagaaagctaaATTGAAGATGGAGAGGATTTTTCATTTTGGGAAACAATGGGTGAAGAATGAAAACAATATCGAAGAAGCGTTGTCTGAAGCTTGGGTTTGAGGTAAGGGTGTGCATggtccggtccggaccggaaaTTGGACTGAAACCAGACCGAAATTGGACCAGACCAGACCGGACCAATAGATTCCGGTCCGGTCCTCGGTCCTTGAAAATACACGATTCCGGttttccggtccggtccggtcaaaACCCGGAATTTTCCGGTCCGGACCGGTGACACGgaatataatattaaaaatataaatttcaGATAGAAGAGCCCAATTTATAGCCCACATACATTAATCTCCTCCCGGAAAAAAAAGACTTTGAGAATTTTTGTATATCAGTGGCCTTTATCCCCTTTAAATTAAGCTTATCATGTGATGTATGCTATACTTAAGGAGAAATATAGGTCGTAAAAAGATAAAATTGTAAAAACAAATTAAGTTTAAGATTGTAAatcgcaaaaataaaaaaaccggTCGAAGCCGGTCCAAAATCGGACCGGACCTGAATTTTCCGGTTCGGTTCCGGTCCGGACCGAATTCTTTCAGGTCCGGTCCTCGGTCCGCTAATTCTGAAAATTTCGATCCACCGGTCCAACCGGTtctggtccggtccggtccggtccgatcCGGTCCGGGTTTGGACCTGTGCACACCCCTAGTTTGAGGTGTTCAGTGTGAAGTTTCAAGAAGGGgcattttattttgaattaaattgaTCAAAGAGGGTGAAAATTTACACGTCGCCCTTTCTGTTATTATCAAAGAAGGCAAACACAAATTCGCCATTTTTATTCCCCCTGATTAAAttgatcaaagagggcgaaagtTTGAAAATCGCCCTTTCTATTAATTATCAAAAAAGGCAAAGATCAATTTCGCCCTCTTTTTTATTATCAACCAGGACAATTATTTTTTTGCCATGTTTGATTAATTCTACTAGGACAATGTTTCGGTTGCCCttatttttacaaaaaaaatacaaaaaattcgTCTCTTAGCTACTGAATCTTGCAGTGGATAATAGAATATCGTATGTGGTAGAGTTGTATTATATCTCATCTATATTATACTCCGTGTAATATAGTCATGTAAAATATCTTGTTCAGTAGtttgtattataaatagagGTATATAACCGCAAGTACACCACGTCAACACACAAATACAATATTATCTCACGTGATCGCATATTTCCGCTTCTCGACTATCACTCTGCCGTTCTCTAATGGCGTCAGTAGATCCAGAGGTGAGAGACGAAGAGCACGTTCCCGGCGAAGAAGAAGATACCGGACCCGAAATTGCTCCCATCGTTAGACTCGAAGAGGTCGCAGTCATCACCGGTGAAGAAGACGAAGATACCCTCCTCGATCTAAAGGCGAAGCTATATAGGTTTGATAATGATGGGAATGAGTGGAAAGAGAGGGGTTCTGGTACTGTCAAGTTTTTGATGCATAACGTCAATGGGAGACTTCGATTGCTTATGCGGCAGTCTAAGACCCTTAAGATCTGCGCTAATCATCTGATTATTGCGGGGATGACGATTCAGGAGCACGCTGGGAATGACAAATCTTGTGTGTGGCAATTAGTAGAAGGTACACCCGCAACCGGGTCAAAACTACGTCGTTTTGatagttacaaaaaaaaaaaattaataacacaAAAATACTTTCCAGATATTTTGGTATCTTTTGGCAGTTATATTAGGATagaatttttaaatttaaaaaactgccaaataaaaagtcaatagaaaaggaaaaagatttagagaatcaattagaatCCTCGTTGATGTAGTCAAAAGGGgaaaaccaaaataaagaaCATCTTCATCTCCAAAAATCCCAAATTAGGCGACACAATTGCTCAAATTCGTAAATTACGTATGTGTTAATCTTCATTTATTCAAGTAAGTGTGTATTGGTGTTCTTTTCATGTGTAATTTAATTGttaatttcatttattttgacagtttttgataattttatctatTATTAATTGGAATTTCATGGGTTTTCTTTACACCCAAGAACAGACGTGCATCTTAATCAATGGCAGACGTAGTGTTTATCAACCAGTAATTAGAATTTGTCCTATTTTGCGTTGATTTCCTTTTCCAATTGAACATGTGTTTTTCTTCCTAGGTATGTACTTGTAGTTGTAAATATGTACTTTTATGTGAAATAATGTTTTTTTGGTCATAGTTATGTGCTTGTAGTTGTAAATATGTACTTATATGTGAAGTAAGATGAACTTttatactatatatatatatatatatatatatatatatatatatatatatatatatatatatatatatatatatatatataggtaagaagaagggacCCTAACTGAACCAGCACCTAGCACAGGTTACCAGCCTAGCTCCGCAGGTCAtcgcttgagccactcccaagcATTTCGCAGTTGACGGGGTTCGAACTTGTGACTTCCAAGTCACAAGttgagttccccaccaactccaccaacttatgttggtttttatacttcgtatatagtaATGTGTTTTTGGTCTTAGTTATGTGCTTTTGGttaaatgtgtttttttttgtcctATCATGTACTTTTACACCTTCAATGTATTTTTGTTTTACGATTTGTTTTTTATATGCCTTTACACATGTATTGTATTTCTACTCCATATTAATTTAATACATGATACGAGAAATATGGAGTTTGAAAAAACCGCAAATAAAACAATATAAATTGTTAAAGATTTAAATGCAAATAAAAGTAACTGattgtttttttaaagatttgttaaaatattaaggataaattactttaaataatccaacctttcgacgattttctgttaataatccaacctttgtattattatctaataatccaacctttataccCCGTTAACTTTTATTAGACCCTAGTGACTGGAAACCGATGGAGaaggtaactttttttttttgtttccttaCCTCCTTCTTCCTCCTGCCTCCCCGCTAATGCCAGCCCCACCAGAAATTCACCTCCACCCAAAGAAATTATATCCCCGCCTCCCTAAAACACCAACCCACCCTTGAAGCCCCCTCTCTCCACCATCTTCATCTTCACCTCCAACCACCATGAACACTCTAATTAATTTCATTCATTGACGTCGTATCTCATCAAAACCGACCAAGATCGAACGTCGTATTTGCGCCGCAACAAGACGGAGAGAGAAAACACTTGTGCCACCAGGACTCGTCGGAACGTAGTACCCACACCAGAAATCTCAGAATTTTCGATTGATTTGGGaacattttttttggaatttaggCATGAATTACAGTAATAAGTGTTTAATATCAAACAAATTAAACTCATTTAACAATTTAGCAAATCAAATGTTTTACATCCAAACAAATAAATTTGTGGTGTTGTAGCGGCTAAGTTCATGGATCCGCTGAAGCAGAGTACCAGAATCTCCAATGAATTGAATAAGATTGAAGAATCAATGAGTTTGAGTGCTAAATTGAAGACACCCAGAAGGGGATTAAGTATGGGACCGGCAGAGATTATGAGAAGTGTGAGAAGGGGCATAAGTCT
This sequence is a window from Spinacia oleracea cultivar Varoflay chromosome 1, BTI_SOV_V1, whole genome shotgun sequence. Protein-coding genes within it:
- the LOC110795887 gene encoding ran-binding protein 1 homolog b-like; the protein is MASVDPEVRDEEHVPGEEEDTGPEIAPIVRLEEVAVITGEEDEDTLLDLKAKLYRFDNDGNEWKERGSGTVKFLMHNVNGRLRLLMRQSKTLKICANHLIIAGMTIQEHAGNDKSCVWQLVEGTPATGSKLRRFDSYKKKKLITQKYFPDILVSFGSYIRIEFLNLKNCQIKSQ